In one Culex quinquefasciatus strain JHB chromosome 2, VPISU_Cqui_1.0_pri_paternal, whole genome shotgun sequence genomic region, the following are encoded:
- the LOC6036728 gene encoding uncharacterized protein LOC6036728 isoform X1 produces MVYYSLFPSHLQQAVSLSEPHFLCDNTPEYTFNFVAINTGAGDLTMDTFVMLLFALIVVVIALVFLSKLLYDKYVKKGGSVTAEGGASTTISSTSAGLVAGSSALLPSKDGAAVGLRLSEPKEVLATKKEALLAQARNGGGALGGGARVGGGLGGGAAFGPKAGGIGGGGGGGAVLRKRISRKSPGPELTQKKRTIVPPSNINGSDIQSVQWAIHMFRWLYSDLVVVNKLLQDWVGTVNTALLSYVEQHEMIVEVVRILPESLPPNMPSILCEPAEQPNEVELMFDLEATPVLQIKAFKSTNQKTDVSHYKATVSRLKTRMSLIINFFALKGEMKVEGFPDIKIHLNSIGPLKTANAQDEKKQGDLIVELLSSSIRDVVYPIDFSIYSTCPRLMGEEPEDVMPLDYSAYGQYDTYRSYQDDSFGTSVSASPRKLLVKIIKAEGLLQCSKPFCVAEMDEPAQKHQSACKMGPNPFWDDTFLFDLSNNSTELLFEVYDSVAVGNDHDNEDDDDVNAVLNVDPLLLVDQSAAKVDGGGDVDVEAVTPSAPSSSLDVVVESADKIVALHDDNTTPTNNSNDPPPQQQCVDVEPSSNLDKQPTNDSSSVPDQVRDDEPSQVGGDDDQPEKAPAESDEVDSAAPVTKTKNKCNFQKFLGLGLVGIDELSNGPASTQVLELQPRPYETENISGTLTVEFVFIDAPPAPAPRRQHMQQSFRAGEDALSTSTPKSTLAGHPTAQGIGASGKQLQIASAPTSPAKSGLSSSVSFADRNQRFQAANTNRLNNSFLKPPSVSDYGLNGTRQQSESTPVSPALSSASQQSYTGQLSASAPESVSKLEKKPRNIFGTLRNKLTLSKKSKSMDCPEYGGPTYPGQIHSASSTLSRGSSMDQRSNIFPNIKNLSRKSSISESSAVSGISNASGRTYVHEESTLLLETTENNVVRHYLVPIEVAVRQKSWKRKGTKLHVYNDHTFIAKHIRGGILCHVCHRSILRRPGKQGYECRDCLIQCHKPCHVRAPQACPNPKILSMQLLKWPFPLN; encoded by the exons ATGGTCTATTATTCATTGTTTCCTTCACATTTACAACAGGCAGTATCACTTTCTGAGCCACACTTTTTGTGTGATAACACACCCGAGTACACCTTCAATTTCGTAGCCATAAACACAG GAGCCGGTGATCTAACGATGGACACATTCGTCATGTTACTGTTCGCGTTGATCGTAGTAGTGATAGCGCTAGTTTTCCTCTCGAAGCTACTGTACGATAAGTATGTAAAGAAGGGCGGCTCCGTAACGGCGGAGGGAGGAGCCTCGACGACGATATCTTCGACCTCGGCCGGACTCGTGGCCGGCAGTTCGGCGCTGCTGCCGAGCAAGGATGGCGCAGCCGTCGGTTTGCGACTGTCCGAGCCGAAGGAGGTGCTGGCAACGAAAAAG GAAGCTCTCCTTGCCCAAGCAAGGAATGGTGGTGGCGCTCTGGGTGGTGGTGCCCGAGTTGGTGGTGGCCTGGGCGGCGGTGCTGCATTTGGTCCCAAAGCCGGTGGTATCGGCGGTGGAGGTGGTGGCGGAGCCGTTCTCCGGAAACGAATCTCCCGCAAGAGTCCTGGTCCCGAGCTGACCCAGAAGAAGCGAACGATCGTCCCTCCGTCCAACATCAATGGATCGGATATT CAATCGGTACAATGGGCCATCCACATGTTCCGGTGGCTCTACTCTGATCTGGTCGTTGTGAACAAGCTGCTGCAGGACTGGGTTGGTACCGTCAACACGGCGTTGCTATCCTATGTGGAACAG CACGAGATGATCGTCGAAGTGGTGCGGATACTGCCGGAGAGTCTACCCCCGAACATGCCGAGCATCCTGTGCGAGCCGGCCGAGCAGCCGAACGAAGTGGAGCTCATGTTCGACCTGGAGGCCACCCCAGTCCTGCAGATCAAGGCGTTCAAATCGACCAACCAGAAGACGGACGTCTCCCACTACAAGGCGACCGTGTCCCGGTTGAAGACCCGCATGAGCCTGATTATCAACTTTTTCGCGCTCAAGGGTGAAATGAAGGTGGAAGGCTTCCCGGAT ATCAAGATCCACCTGAACAGCATTGGCCCGCTTAAGACGGCCAACGCCCAGGACGAGAAGAAGCAGGGCGATCTGATCGTCGAGCTGCTCTCGTCCTCGATCCGGGACGTCGTCTATCCGATCGACTTCTCCATCTACTCGACCTGTCCGCGCCTGATGGGCGAGGAGCCGGAGGATGTGATGCCGCTGGATTACTCCGCGTACGGG CAATACGATACCTACCGTTCGTACCAGGACGATTCGTTCGGCACTAGCGTGTCTGCTTCGCCAAGGAAGCTTCTAGTCAAGATCATCAAAGCTGAAGGACTTTTACAG tGTTCGAAACCGTTCTGCGTCGCCGAAATGGACGAACCTGCTCAGAAGCACCAATCTGCGTGCAAAATGGGACCAAATCCGTTCTGGGACGATACTTTCCTCTT TGATCTGTCCAACAATTCTACCGAACTTCTGTTCGAAGTGTATGACTCTGTAGCAGTAGGTAATGACCATGACAatgaagatgatgatgatgtgaaTGCCGTGTTGAATGTTGACCCCTTGTTGCTAGTAGACCAATCCGCCGCCAAAGTCGACGGGGGTGGTGACGTTGACGTCGAAGCTGTCACCCCCTCGGCTCCGTCGTCTTCGCTAGATGTTGTTGTTGAGAGTGCCGATAAGATTGTTGCGTTGCATGACGATAATACTACCCCTACTAACAACAGTAATGACCCGCCGCCGCAACAGCAGTGTGTTGACGTTGAACCTTCTTCTAACCTTGACAAACAACCCACTAACGACAGCAGTAGTGTGCCCGATCAGGTCCGAGACGACGAACCCTCCCAAGTCGGGGGTGACGACGATCAGCCGGAGAAAGCGCCCGCTGAATCCGATGAGGTTGATTCAGCCGCGCCCgttacaaaaactaaaaacaagt GTAATTTCCAGAAGTTCTTGGGACTGGGTCTGGTCGGTATCGATGAGCTGTCGAACGGTCCGGCTTCGACCCAAGTCCTCGAGCTGCAGCCCAGGCCATACGAGACGGAAAACATCAGCGGTACATTGACGGTTGAG TTTGTGTTCATCGACGCTCCTCCTGCACCGGCTCCTCGACGACAGCACATGCAGCAATCCTTCCGAG CCGGTGAGGACGCGTTAAGCACAAGCACTCCGAAATCCACCCTGGCAGGACACCCGACCGCCCAAGGAATTGGCGCCAGCGGAAAGCAACTCCAGATCGCATCGGCACCGACTTCCCCAGCCAAGAGTGGCCTCTCCAGCAGCGTCAGCTTTGCCGATCGCAACCAGCGCTTCCAAGCGGCCAACACGAACCGGCTG AACAACTCCTTCCTGAAGCCCCCTTCGGTGTCCGACTACGGCTTGAATGGCACCCGGCAGCAGTCCGAATCGACGCCCGTTTCCCCGGCGCTCTCGTCCGCTTCGCAGCAAAGCTACACCGGCCAACTTAGCGCCAGCGCCCCGGAAAGCGTCAGCAAGCTGGAGAAGAAACCGCGCAACATCTTCGGCACGCTGCGCAACAAGCTGACCCTCTCGAAGAAGTCCAAATCGATGGACTGCCCCGAGTACGGTGGACCGACCTACCCGGGCCAGATTCACAGCGCGTCGTCCACGCTGAGTCGTGGCTCGTCGATGGACCAGC GTTCCAACATCTTCCCCAACATAAAGAATCTCTCGCGGAAATCTTCCATCTCTGAATCGTCGGCCGTTTCGGGCATTTCGAACGCCAGCGGCCGCACCTACGTCCACGAAGAGTCTACGCTGCTGCTGGAGACGACGGAGAACAACGTAGTGCGACACTACCTGGTCCCGATCGAGGTCGCCGTGAGGCAAAAGTCGTGGAAGCGCAAGGGCACCAAGCTGCACGTGTACAACGATCACACCTTCATTGCGAAACACATCAGGGG CGGCATCCTGTGCCACGTGTGCCACCGTAGCATCCTGCGTCGCCCCGGCAAGCAGGGTTACGAGTGCCGTGACTGCCTCATCCAGTGCCACAAACCGTGCCACGTGCGAGCACCACAAGCCTGCCCGAATCCGAAGATCCTGTCGATGCAACT GTTAAAATGGCCGTTCCCCTTGAACTGA
- the LOC6036728 gene encoding uncharacterized protein LOC6036728 isoform X5, which yields MVYYSLFPSHLQQAVSLSEPHFLCDNTPEYTFNFVAINTGAGDLTMDTFVMLLFALIVVVIALVFLSKLLYDKYVKKGGSVTAEGGASTTISSTSAGLVAGSSALLPSKDGAAVGLRLSEPKEVLATKKEALLAQARNGGGALGGGARVGGGLGGGAAFGPKAGGIGGGGGGGAVLRKRISRKSPGPELTQKKRTIVPPSNINGSDIQSVQWAIHMFRWLYSDLVVVNKLLQDWVGTVNTALLSYVEQHEMIVEVVRILPESLPPNMPSILCEPAEQPNEVELMFDLEATPVLQIKAFKSTNQKTDVSHYKATVSRLKTRMSLIINFFALKGEMKVEGFPDIKIHLNSIGPLKTANAQDEKKQGDLIVELLSSSIRDVVYPIDFSIYSTCPRLMGEEPEDVMPLDYSAYGQYDTYRSYQDDSFGTSVSASPRKLLVKIIKAEGLLQCSKPFCVAEMDEPAQKHQSACKMGPNPFWDDTFLFDLSNNSTELLFEVYDSVAVGNFQKFLGLGLVGIDELSNGPASTQVLELQPRPYETENISGTLTVEFVFIDAPPAPAPRRQHMQQSFRAGEDALSTSTPKSTLAGHPTAQGIGASGKQLQIASAPTSPAKSGLSSSVSFADRNQRFQAANTNRLNNSFLKPPSVSDYGLNGTRQQSESTPVSPALSSASQQSYTGQLSASAPESVSKLEKKPRNIFGTLRNKLTLSKKSKSMDCPEYGGPTYPGQIHSASSTLSRGSSMDQRSNIFPNIKNLSRKSSISESSAVSGISNASGRTYVHEESTLLLETTENNVVRHYLVPIEVAVRQKSWKRKGTKLHVYNDHTFIAKHIRGGILCHVCHRSILRRPGKQGYECRDCLIQCHKPCHVRAPQACPNPKILSMQLLKWPFPLN from the exons ATGGTCTATTATTCATTGTTTCCTTCACATTTACAACAGGCAGTATCACTTTCTGAGCCACACTTTTTGTGTGATAACACACCCGAGTACACCTTCAATTTCGTAGCCATAAACACAG GAGCCGGTGATCTAACGATGGACACATTCGTCATGTTACTGTTCGCGTTGATCGTAGTAGTGATAGCGCTAGTTTTCCTCTCGAAGCTACTGTACGATAAGTATGTAAAGAAGGGCGGCTCCGTAACGGCGGAGGGAGGAGCCTCGACGACGATATCTTCGACCTCGGCCGGACTCGTGGCCGGCAGTTCGGCGCTGCTGCCGAGCAAGGATGGCGCAGCCGTCGGTTTGCGACTGTCCGAGCCGAAGGAGGTGCTGGCAACGAAAAAG GAAGCTCTCCTTGCCCAAGCAAGGAATGGTGGTGGCGCTCTGGGTGGTGGTGCCCGAGTTGGTGGTGGCCTGGGCGGCGGTGCTGCATTTGGTCCCAAAGCCGGTGGTATCGGCGGTGGAGGTGGTGGCGGAGCCGTTCTCCGGAAACGAATCTCCCGCAAGAGTCCTGGTCCCGAGCTGACCCAGAAGAAGCGAACGATCGTCCCTCCGTCCAACATCAATGGATCGGATATT CAATCGGTACAATGGGCCATCCACATGTTCCGGTGGCTCTACTCTGATCTGGTCGTTGTGAACAAGCTGCTGCAGGACTGGGTTGGTACCGTCAACACGGCGTTGCTATCCTATGTGGAACAG CACGAGATGATCGTCGAAGTGGTGCGGATACTGCCGGAGAGTCTACCCCCGAACATGCCGAGCATCCTGTGCGAGCCGGCCGAGCAGCCGAACGAAGTGGAGCTCATGTTCGACCTGGAGGCCACCCCAGTCCTGCAGATCAAGGCGTTCAAATCGACCAACCAGAAGACGGACGTCTCCCACTACAAGGCGACCGTGTCCCGGTTGAAGACCCGCATGAGCCTGATTATCAACTTTTTCGCGCTCAAGGGTGAAATGAAGGTGGAAGGCTTCCCGGAT ATCAAGATCCACCTGAACAGCATTGGCCCGCTTAAGACGGCCAACGCCCAGGACGAGAAGAAGCAGGGCGATCTGATCGTCGAGCTGCTCTCGTCCTCGATCCGGGACGTCGTCTATCCGATCGACTTCTCCATCTACTCGACCTGTCCGCGCCTGATGGGCGAGGAGCCGGAGGATGTGATGCCGCTGGATTACTCCGCGTACGGG CAATACGATACCTACCGTTCGTACCAGGACGATTCGTTCGGCACTAGCGTGTCTGCTTCGCCAAGGAAGCTTCTAGTCAAGATCATCAAAGCTGAAGGACTTTTACAG tGTTCGAAACCGTTCTGCGTCGCCGAAATGGACGAACCTGCTCAGAAGCACCAATCTGCGTGCAAAATGGGACCAAATCCGTTCTGGGACGATACTTTCCTCTT TGATCTGTCCAACAATTCTACCGAACTTCTGTTCGAAGTGTATGACTCTGTAGCAGTAG GTAATTTCCAGAAGTTCTTGGGACTGGGTCTGGTCGGTATCGATGAGCTGTCGAACGGTCCGGCTTCGACCCAAGTCCTCGAGCTGCAGCCCAGGCCATACGAGACGGAAAACATCAGCGGTACATTGACGGTTGAG TTTGTGTTCATCGACGCTCCTCCTGCACCGGCTCCTCGACGACAGCACATGCAGCAATCCTTCCGAG CCGGTGAGGACGCGTTAAGCACAAGCACTCCGAAATCCACCCTGGCAGGACACCCGACCGCCCAAGGAATTGGCGCCAGCGGAAAGCAACTCCAGATCGCATCGGCACCGACTTCCCCAGCCAAGAGTGGCCTCTCCAGCAGCGTCAGCTTTGCCGATCGCAACCAGCGCTTCCAAGCGGCCAACACGAACCGGCTG AACAACTCCTTCCTGAAGCCCCCTTCGGTGTCCGACTACGGCTTGAATGGCACCCGGCAGCAGTCCGAATCGACGCCCGTTTCCCCGGCGCTCTCGTCCGCTTCGCAGCAAAGCTACACCGGCCAACTTAGCGCCAGCGCCCCGGAAAGCGTCAGCAAGCTGGAGAAGAAACCGCGCAACATCTTCGGCACGCTGCGCAACAAGCTGACCCTCTCGAAGAAGTCCAAATCGATGGACTGCCCCGAGTACGGTGGACCGACCTACCCGGGCCAGATTCACAGCGCGTCGTCCACGCTGAGTCGTGGCTCGTCGATGGACCAGC GTTCCAACATCTTCCCCAACATAAAGAATCTCTCGCGGAAATCTTCCATCTCTGAATCGTCGGCCGTTTCGGGCATTTCGAACGCCAGCGGCCGCACCTACGTCCACGAAGAGTCTACGCTGCTGCTGGAGACGACGGAGAACAACGTAGTGCGACACTACCTGGTCCCGATCGAGGTCGCCGTGAGGCAAAAGTCGTGGAAGCGCAAGGGCACCAAGCTGCACGTGTACAACGATCACACCTTCATTGCGAAACACATCAGGGG CGGCATCCTGTGCCACGTGTGCCACCGTAGCATCCTGCGTCGCCCCGGCAAGCAGGGTTACGAGTGCCGTGACTGCCTCATCCAGTGCCACAAACCGTGCCACGTGCGAGCACCACAAGCCTGCCCGAATCCGAAGATCCTGTCGATGCAACT GTTAAAATGGCCGTTCCCCTTGAACTGA
- the LOC6036728 gene encoding uncharacterized protein LOC6036728 isoform X2 codes for MAEDLADQIDDYICVFEGAGDLTMDTFVMLLFALIVVVIALVFLSKLLYDKYVKKGGSVTAEGGASTTISSTSAGLVAGSSALLPSKDGAAVGLRLSEPKEVLATKKEALLAQARNGGGALGGGARVGGGLGGGAAFGPKAGGIGGGGGGGAVLRKRISRKSPGPELTQKKRTIVPPSNINGSDIQSVQWAIHMFRWLYSDLVVVNKLLQDWVGTVNTALLSYVEQHEMIVEVVRILPESLPPNMPSILCEPAEQPNEVELMFDLEATPVLQIKAFKSTNQKTDVSHYKATVSRLKTRMSLIINFFALKGEMKVEGFPDIKIHLNSIGPLKTANAQDEKKQGDLIVELLSSSIRDVVYPIDFSIYSTCPRLMGEEPEDVMPLDYSAYGQYDTYRSYQDDSFGTSVSASPRKLLVKIIKAEGLLQCSKPFCVAEMDEPAQKHQSACKMGPNPFWDDTFLFDLSNNSTELLFEVYDSVAVGNDHDNEDDDDVNAVLNVDPLLLVDQSAAKVDGGGDVDVEAVTPSAPSSSLDVVVESADKIVALHDDNTTPTNNSNDPPPQQQCVDVEPSSNLDKQPTNDSSSVPDQVRDDEPSQVGGDDDQPEKAPAESDEVDSAAPVTKTKNKCNFQKFLGLGLVGIDELSNGPASTQVLELQPRPYETENISGTLTVEFVFIDAPPAPAPRRQHMQQSFRAGEDALSTSTPKSTLAGHPTAQGIGASGKQLQIASAPTSPAKSGLSSSVSFADRNQRFQAANTNRLNNSFLKPPSVSDYGLNGTRQQSESTPVSPALSSASQQSYTGQLSASAPESVSKLEKKPRNIFGTLRNKLTLSKKSKSMDCPEYGGPTYPGQIHSASSTLSRGSSMDQRSNIFPNIKNLSRKSSISESSAVSGISNASGRTYVHEESTLLLETTENNVVRHYLVPIEVAVRQKSWKRKGTKLHVYNDHTFIAKHIRGGILCHVCHRSILRRPGKQGYECRDCLIQCHKPCHVRAPQACPNPKILSMQLLKWPFPLN; via the exons ATGGCCGAAGATCTAGCGGACCAAATTGATGATTATATCTGTGTATTTGAAGGAGCCGGTGATCTAACGATGGACACATTCGTCATGTTACTGTTCGCGTTGATCGTAGTAGTGATAGCGCTAGTTTTCCTCTCGAAGCTACTGTACGATAAGTATGTAAAGAAGGGCGGCTCCGTAACGGCGGAGGGAGGAGCCTCGACGACGATATCTTCGACCTCGGCCGGACTCGTGGCCGGCAGTTCGGCGCTGCTGCCGAGCAAGGATGGCGCAGCCGTCGGTTTGCGACTGTCCGAGCCGAAGGAGGTGCTGGCAACGAAAAAG GAAGCTCTCCTTGCCCAAGCAAGGAATGGTGGTGGCGCTCTGGGTGGTGGTGCCCGAGTTGGTGGTGGCCTGGGCGGCGGTGCTGCATTTGGTCCCAAAGCCGGTGGTATCGGCGGTGGAGGTGGTGGCGGAGCCGTTCTCCGGAAACGAATCTCCCGCAAGAGTCCTGGTCCCGAGCTGACCCAGAAGAAGCGAACGATCGTCCCTCCGTCCAACATCAATGGATCGGATATT CAATCGGTACAATGGGCCATCCACATGTTCCGGTGGCTCTACTCTGATCTGGTCGTTGTGAACAAGCTGCTGCAGGACTGGGTTGGTACCGTCAACACGGCGTTGCTATCCTATGTGGAACAG CACGAGATGATCGTCGAAGTGGTGCGGATACTGCCGGAGAGTCTACCCCCGAACATGCCGAGCATCCTGTGCGAGCCGGCCGAGCAGCCGAACGAAGTGGAGCTCATGTTCGACCTGGAGGCCACCCCAGTCCTGCAGATCAAGGCGTTCAAATCGACCAACCAGAAGACGGACGTCTCCCACTACAAGGCGACCGTGTCCCGGTTGAAGACCCGCATGAGCCTGATTATCAACTTTTTCGCGCTCAAGGGTGAAATGAAGGTGGAAGGCTTCCCGGAT ATCAAGATCCACCTGAACAGCATTGGCCCGCTTAAGACGGCCAACGCCCAGGACGAGAAGAAGCAGGGCGATCTGATCGTCGAGCTGCTCTCGTCCTCGATCCGGGACGTCGTCTATCCGATCGACTTCTCCATCTACTCGACCTGTCCGCGCCTGATGGGCGAGGAGCCGGAGGATGTGATGCCGCTGGATTACTCCGCGTACGGG CAATACGATACCTACCGTTCGTACCAGGACGATTCGTTCGGCACTAGCGTGTCTGCTTCGCCAAGGAAGCTTCTAGTCAAGATCATCAAAGCTGAAGGACTTTTACAG tGTTCGAAACCGTTCTGCGTCGCCGAAATGGACGAACCTGCTCAGAAGCACCAATCTGCGTGCAAAATGGGACCAAATCCGTTCTGGGACGATACTTTCCTCTT TGATCTGTCCAACAATTCTACCGAACTTCTGTTCGAAGTGTATGACTCTGTAGCAGTAGGTAATGACCATGACAatgaagatgatgatgatgtgaaTGCCGTGTTGAATGTTGACCCCTTGTTGCTAGTAGACCAATCCGCCGCCAAAGTCGACGGGGGTGGTGACGTTGACGTCGAAGCTGTCACCCCCTCGGCTCCGTCGTCTTCGCTAGATGTTGTTGTTGAGAGTGCCGATAAGATTGTTGCGTTGCATGACGATAATACTACCCCTACTAACAACAGTAATGACCCGCCGCCGCAACAGCAGTGTGTTGACGTTGAACCTTCTTCTAACCTTGACAAACAACCCACTAACGACAGCAGTAGTGTGCCCGATCAGGTCCGAGACGACGAACCCTCCCAAGTCGGGGGTGACGACGATCAGCCGGAGAAAGCGCCCGCTGAATCCGATGAGGTTGATTCAGCCGCGCCCgttacaaaaactaaaaacaagt GTAATTTCCAGAAGTTCTTGGGACTGGGTCTGGTCGGTATCGATGAGCTGTCGAACGGTCCGGCTTCGACCCAAGTCCTCGAGCTGCAGCCCAGGCCATACGAGACGGAAAACATCAGCGGTACATTGACGGTTGAG TTTGTGTTCATCGACGCTCCTCCTGCACCGGCTCCTCGACGACAGCACATGCAGCAATCCTTCCGAG CCGGTGAGGACGCGTTAAGCACAAGCACTCCGAAATCCACCCTGGCAGGACACCCGACCGCCCAAGGAATTGGCGCCAGCGGAAAGCAACTCCAGATCGCATCGGCACCGACTTCCCCAGCCAAGAGTGGCCTCTCCAGCAGCGTCAGCTTTGCCGATCGCAACCAGCGCTTCCAAGCGGCCAACACGAACCGGCTG AACAACTCCTTCCTGAAGCCCCCTTCGGTGTCCGACTACGGCTTGAATGGCACCCGGCAGCAGTCCGAATCGACGCCCGTTTCCCCGGCGCTCTCGTCCGCTTCGCAGCAAAGCTACACCGGCCAACTTAGCGCCAGCGCCCCGGAAAGCGTCAGCAAGCTGGAGAAGAAACCGCGCAACATCTTCGGCACGCTGCGCAACAAGCTGACCCTCTCGAAGAAGTCCAAATCGATGGACTGCCCCGAGTACGGTGGACCGACCTACCCGGGCCAGATTCACAGCGCGTCGTCCACGCTGAGTCGTGGCTCGTCGATGGACCAGC GTTCCAACATCTTCCCCAACATAAAGAATCTCTCGCGGAAATCTTCCATCTCTGAATCGTCGGCCGTTTCGGGCATTTCGAACGCCAGCGGCCGCACCTACGTCCACGAAGAGTCTACGCTGCTGCTGGAGACGACGGAGAACAACGTAGTGCGACACTACCTGGTCCCGATCGAGGTCGCCGTGAGGCAAAAGTCGTGGAAGCGCAAGGGCACCAAGCTGCACGTGTACAACGATCACACCTTCATTGCGAAACACATCAGGGG CGGCATCCTGTGCCACGTGTGCCACCGTAGCATCCTGCGTCGCCCCGGCAAGCAGGGTTACGAGTGCCGTGACTGCCTCATCCAGTGCCACAAACCGTGCCACGTGCGAGCACCACAAGCCTGCCCGAATCCGAAGATCCTGTCGATGCAACT GTTAAAATGGCCGTTCCCCTTGAACTGA